The genome window GCTCACTAGCTCCAGGTTGCCGCCAGTGGTGGTGACCGTCCGGGCGGGCTCATCCAACGAGGTATTCCGGTGCTCAGGCTCGCCCCCGTTGCGCTGCGTAATGAATTCCGCACTGACCAGACTCGATGGCGACTTATCCTGCCGGGCAATAATGGTATGCGAGGGCTTTTCCAGGCTGTGCGAATGCCCGTTCCACTGCGGATCATAGACAAACGCTTTGGCTTGCACCAGGGCGCATTTTGGATTAACCGTCAGACACGGAGCGGGCGCTTCAACGGAGGAGGGGTTAGACTGGCCGTACTGCTGATCGATGAATTCCGCCGATACGAGCCGGTGCTTGGGGATGGTGGTTAGCGCCGCTGCGGGCGAATTCACCGACTGCTCCTGCTGGCCGTTCGAATAGTACAGACTCACAAACTGATCGGCCCGCTGAGTCTGCACAAGCCCTACCCGGTCGGTAGTCGTCAGGGTGCTGCATGGCCTATCTGACCCGAAGGTGTTATCCCCAGTGCCGTGGTACTTCACGCAAAACGCTTCGGGCGATACCAGGGCGATTCGGTTTTCGGTCGTTAGCGTCAGGGCGGGCTCTTCCATGCTTTTCACCCGGTTCTGCGGACTGCCCGAATAGTAAGTCATCGCAAAAGGCTGCGGTGTTACAAGGGCGTGGCCATCCTGGGTGGTAATAGTACGGGCCGGACGACTGGACGGATAGGTGTTATGGCCTTTGGAATTGGCGGCAAAGACCTGCGCCATGAACGGTTCAGCTGATACCAGCGCGTTATGATCCACCGCCGTGATGGTGTGCGCCGCCTCGTCAACACTGTAGTTCATGCCCGTACCGGTGAAGTACTTGCTTAGAAACTGCCGATCGCCATTACCCACGTGACGGACCAGGCCTTCGAAAATGCGCTCGTAGGTGTTGGGCGAAAGCGGCGGATTCCGGAAAATCGACCGGCCTTTGTCTTCCAGTTCCAGGCACTCCCGGATGGGTCGCCACTTTTGAAGCTTCTGACCAAAAATGGCGCTTTTTTCAGGGTCTTTGGCGTGGGTCGGCTCTGGCCAGGCCATCGGTATGCCTTCCCGGATAAACTGGGCAAAATAGCGCGTCCGGCTGGTATTGGCTCCGTAGTCGGCCGTGTTGTGGAGCCGGAAATCGTAGCGGTAACCCATCGCTTCAATGCCCTGGTACCAGCGCACGTAATCCTCACCCCGCTTGCGGCTGATGGGCTTGCCGTTGTCACCCAGCGGCCCCCAACTCATAAACTCCCGCACGTTTTCGACCGTGAAAATATCGGGCCTCAGCACCTTGAGGTAGAAGGGCATAAACTCAGCCAGTGATCGGCTGTCGGCATCGCGGGGCTTGCCTCCTTTGGCGTTCGAAAAGTTGGTGCACTCCAGCGAGGCATGAAACAGCAGTTTGGCGTTGGGATACAACTTGCGGGCCTGTTTAGCGATCGCCAGAATCCGCTTAGGCAGGGACTTATCCCGGATATCCTCCACAAAGTGCACGGTTT of Tellurirhabdus bombi contains these proteins:
- a CDS encoding DNA cytosine methyltransferase, with the translated sequence MSNRTIAALAKQPDGLLIDPKRVKLIVIDSFCGAGGFTQGVETAVDSEGYRVAVVIVGINHDKGAIESHAKNHPETVHFVEDIRDKSLPKRILAIAKQARKLYPNAKLLFHASLECTNFSNAKGGKPRDADSRSLAEFMPFYLKVLRPDIFTVENVREFMSWGPLGDNGKPISRKRGEDYVRWYQGIEAMGYRYDFRLHNTADYGANTSRTRYFAQFIREGIPMAWPEPTHAKDPEKSAIFGQKLQKWRPIRECLELEDKGRSIFRNPPLSPNTYERIFEGLVRHVGNGDRQFLSKYFTGTGMNYSVDEAAHTITAVDHNALVSAEPFMAQVFAANSKGHNTYPSSRPARTITTQDGHALVTPQPFAMTYYSGSPQNRVKSMEEPALTLTTENRIALVSPEAFCVKYHGTGDNTFGSDRPCSTLTTTDRVGLVQTQRADQFVSLYYSNGQQEQSVNSPAAALTTIPKHRLVSAEFIDQQYGQSNPSSVEAPAPCLTVNPKCALVQAKAFVYDPQWNGHSHSLEKPSHTIIARQDKSPSSLVSAEFITQRNGGEPEHRNTSLDEPARTVTTTGGNLELVSSQYVMDTHFQNVGTHLGEAAKTITADRHWSYLVTAEGGVKPVIIVHESDCLAVRKIKAFMAEYGIVDILMRMLKVQELKLIQGFPAGYVLLGSQTDQKKYIGNSVPPKYVKKWIEAIAGALKGGVAA